One window from the genome of Zonotrichia leucophrys gambelii isolate GWCS_2022_RI chromosome 27, RI_Zleu_2.0, whole genome shotgun sequence encodes:
- the LOC135458300 gene encoding feather keratin Cos2-2-like, giving the protein MSCCKPCDPCCQPCGPCPLASSCNECCVRQCQSSHVVIEPPAVLVTLPGPILSSSPQNTAVGSSTSAAVGNILSCGGVPISSGGFDLSCITNCYGGSRCRPC; this is encoded by the coding sequence atgtcctgctgcaagccctgtgacccttgctgccagccctgtgggccCTGCccgctggccagcagctgcaatgagtgctgtgtcaggcagtgccagagctcccaCGTTGTCATTGAGCcgcctgctgtgctggtgaccctgcctgggcccatcctcagctcctccccacagaACACCGCCGTGGGAtcctccacctctgctgctgttggcaaCATCCTCAGCTGTGGCGGAGtgcccatcagctctgggggctttGACCTCTCCTGCATCACCAACTGCTATGGTGGCAGCAGGTGCCGTCCCTGCTAA